The Cucurbita pepo subsp. pepo cultivar mu-cu-16 chromosome LG18, ASM280686v2, whole genome shotgun sequence nucleotide sequence CAAGATTTAAACATCTAACCAGTAAGATAGATATACAATATCATCCGATCATTTGCTTCGCGTTGGCTACCCAAGCATTGGACATGGACCATCCAACCACTTATAAATTTCTTAGGCCAAACACATTGTATTCAACTTGTGACAACTTATTTGCTACATTTTgtcttatatatatttttaaaaccatgCTTCAAATTCATACAAAGTTGGGATATTCCttggaaataaatttattttgttttgctgACATTATAATATAAGCTGCCTCTTGAAGTTAGAAATCCCTTTTTTTCCAAGAGATGATTTGGGCAtcttgattaattaaatattaacattaattaaaaatatttatttttcacttatttttcactcttagatcattattaattaatttaaacatgaCATAACAGCTAAATAACCTActtaaaactcaaaaaataaaataattttttatttatttaacgcTCTAAGAAACCCacgaattaaaaataataataataaaaaatcccacaaaaaataaaataatgtttttatttaagcCACCCATTGTGGAATCCTTAGTCAACCCTTAGCTCGAAACCTTAATGGTGGCTATCCTTGAAGATGTCAGCCCTAttggtttattattttattgaaataattgcTAATTATTCACATAATAtcactaattattttttccaatattaattatatgagTTACGTcccaattttataaatatgataatcaattttttttaattttttaaaaaaagagtcatgtttttctttattgaagtttatttaaacaaattaaagtaaatattGAATTGCAATTGAACCAATAATTGATcaaattaatcttttaaaaggAAGATTATATCCATTAAAATCAAAGTCTTCCCTAATATTATAGtccatttgaaattttcaaactctaaaatggttttaaaatacttttgattataaaataatcaaaccatttagttatttaatttttaatttataataatttaatttatatacttttaaatttataacaatttaatttttatagtatAAAAATTCATCCTAATTAATAagtatttcaaatttataataatttagtccCGACAGTACAGCCGTCTTTTTGTGCTTTTTTAAtaggtaaaaataataatgggtaaaaatgtaataatgggtaaaaataaaagaaacacgCGCTTTCACGCGCGACAAGTTAGCACGTGCCACTCCCCTAAAAGACACCGAACCAGTTCTAAATAACAACGTGGTCCTGGGGCCCACTGCAGTTCAGAGTTCACAGTTGAGACACCCATTCTTTCCCTCTTACCGATTGCTCACGCGAATCTAGCGGGTGTGGTGCTCAATCTCTTTCTCTGGTCGGCGCGTGAGGTGGAAGCCGGGCTTGTCCAAGTAGGACATCTCTTTCAAGCGAGCTCGTTCCACGTGGCTTCATGGACCCACCTACAACCGACAAGATTCTGACATCTGGACATCACTTTCATCACACGGCTTAGAAGCTTTGGAGACGGTGAGAATAAAAACGACCGTTGCGGTTGTGGCACTGTCATAGTTCAGGCTCCGTCAAGACGTCGCAACCGACAGTGTAACGGCAGTTGAACGGCGAAAATTCCCTGAAAATAAAGCCAGCTGTCAGTCCACGCAATCAAAATAGATTTTATCGCGAATATATCGTCCGTCAATGGTTCTCTTTTTACATTAAttccataaattatttttagaatattagatttcataattaaaagtttgctttattttgtttgacatggtttggttttcttttatttctcacttctttttaaataaataaatatattattcatttatgctcaatttgtattttaatttccatTCTTTTTTCGGTCTTTCCATATTTTctccattaatttaatttagtatcTGTGAAGATAGTTACTatgttaaaattgaaagaaatatgTGATATTATTTACATGACGACCGAcatgttaatttttattaatttgtgaATTGTATCacataaacattttaatttttactggTCGGAGTTAGTTGGCAACCCAGTAATGACTCAAATGGAAATAATTCACCGATTAGAGTGTGTAGGGTTTATgcttataaacaaataaaataaaaaacacacTTTAACCTTTTCTCCTTAcaaatttctttgttgtttattatttaaatttatttttttgtaacataTATTTGTCTTACAAAACTCTACCGATAATCACTAAAAATGTTGTGTCCAACATTAAGGAGCCTCACCTTAAATGGAGtgaagaatgagaaagaaCCGACAGAGATTTCTCTCTATTAGctaaatagaaaaggaaaagaggagaaattctgattatatctatatatatatatcgaaattaaaacacaaaattagtttaatatatttatgtttatagtagtaaataaatatactaaattatatttatgtttcatgaaatattattaaatttactactattttttcattttaaaatatgtattatattaaaaattatattttaaaggaatatatataaaacgaaaaaaaaaaaaaaaaatcgaaatgTGAATTTGCGTGTTGGACCTCTCTACTTAGTTCTTTCTAAAACTTATCTTCTAGTAAAACATTAGTACGTTTTCTATGAGTCAAAGATTTAGATCAGACACTTCTGtaataagttttatttattttttctttaattcaaaatGAGTGGATGAAAATTCGAATTTGAATCTCTTTGACCAAAAGAATATGTCTTAATCAGTTGAATTATGCTTAAATTTACAGTATCATCCCCTCACTTCACAATGTTAAAGTCAACTCTAACTCTACATCTAATAGTTCGGTCTCATAAATTTAGCAAtgatttattgttttttcttacCTCTAAAATTAGAAAAGTTGAGATGATaggaatatatttatttttggtccattaattctaaatataatttttattgtttttagagaaaggaaaaagtcCAATACTTTGTATgagttatttaaaaagaaaccatATTTATTAggatgaaaaattaattaattctggAAGATGAATATTAGCaaaattagtattattttctttttaaaagaaaaaaaaaaagcataaaacttaaattggAAGGAAAgtaacaatttttaattttttttttttttaatgagtaaAATAAGACGAGgcaattaattatatttctaaaattcggagcaaacaaataacaaaaggTAGTATTTGGaatttccaaatatatttttatgtaaatataaataaataaataaattaaatatatatatatatatatatatatagttttaactGAAGTACCGGCGGAAAATTAGTAAAATATCGCCATATATTGTCGGCGAATCGTCAGCAGATTAAATGCACGCAAATCTAAGGAGGAGTACAATGACCCCCACATAGCATACGGATCTTGATATCCCGCCGTAGGAGCCTGCCACGTGGAAATATGACCCGTTTGATTTACGACACGTCATGAAGAGAGTGGGTCCAGTTTTCTTGATGTTTAGCTGGCGTACATTTATTGGTGTGTTTATTTAACCATGGGTGAGCACGGAGCCCCAAACCAAACTCCCTCACAGTCACTCGCGGGTTAACTTCCTGAGGTGTACGGCTTCtgactttctctctctattctctctctcctccgtGTGTTTGTTTGGGAATGCGAATACTCTCGGCCACGATCCTTTTGCTTATCGAAGTCattatctttctctctcttcctctctttttctctctttttatatCGGTCTATTTTTTTGCGGTTGTGCTGTCGAACCTTGCCGGCGGAGAGTGGTGGAGCTCAGTGGGGGGTCGGCATTTTTGTCGGCGGACCAACCAATTCCATTTCGGGATTTGAATTTCGCTTCCCAATTGGGACGATCCCATTCAGAGGCTTTAATTGATCTGGGAAATGCAGTAGGAGTTGGGTGAGTTTAGATGCGGCGGAGTCTTGGGAGACTGACAATTTCAGCGCGGTTTTTATGGTAATGTGTGAAGAGTTTTGagatttgggtttgttttgaGTGGTGGGTTTTTGTTCTAGATGCCCTTAGATTGAGACTCTGGTTGGCATTGGCGGTGGATCTCGTCGGATTAGGAGGGGAAATTGTAATTGTTGTAAGATGCAGCGGGGGAGATCGTGATGTGCAGGGTAGAGAGGAAGAAGTGGTCATTGAAGAGCTCTATGGTGATGGGATTGAAAGCATTGGGAGAGAGCAAAGTGGAGAAGCTTAAGAGTTCAATGGTGTCGCCGAGATCGAAGATGAAGCTATGGATGATCCGTGCAATGACTTCTATATTGATTTGGACGTGCATCGTGCAGTTGACCGCGCTGGGGGAGACGTGGGGGCCGAGGGTTTTGAAGGGTTGGCCATCTTGTTTCTCTCAGGAATCTGCATCAGTGGATGCGTTTGGTATCATCCCTAATAAGCCTCTTCCACTTCCCCCCAAAATAGTTCTTCCTCCTAAGAGTAAGTTCTTGTTCTACATGATTTTGGTGGTTTCATAAGCCGTCTGTCTTTCAattctgattctgattctgtTCTTGTTTGTGTAGGGGTGTATAAGAACAATGGTTACCTGATGGTCTCCTGCAATGGTGGGCTCAATCAAATGAGAGCTGCAGTGAGTGGGCATCTTCTTTACCCTTGTGAATTGTGATATCCATCCAACATATTGAGTGCTTACTCTGTTAAATGCTTCACAGATTTGTGACATGGTAACAATTGCAAGATATTTGAATGTGACCCTTATAGTACCTGAGCTAGATAAAACCTCCTTTTGGGCTGACCCCAGGTTTGCTTTTGTTCatccattcattcattcatcttCTCAATGGATTCATATCTAGTTTTGAACAAGCTTTGTTTGGCGATGATGTTGCAGTGAATTCCAGGACATATTTGATGTACAACACTTCATTACATCACTCAGAGATGAAGTCCGCATATTGAAGGAGTTGCCTCCCAGGCTCAAGAAGAGAGTGGAACAGGGAAGGATTTATTCCATGCCACCAATTAGTTGGTCTGATATATCTTACTACCATAATCAGGTCAGTTTTCAGCTTTAAACTGCACAATCTGTGTATCTCTTCATTTTGATAGAACCTTGTCTGTGTCTTCATTATAGGTTCTTCCTCTTATTCAAAAGTATAAGGTTGTGCATCTAAATAGAACCGATGCTCGACTCGCCAACAATGGTCAACCTATGGAGATTCAAAAACTGCGGTGCCGGGTAAACTTCAGCGCGTTGAGGTTCACTTCCCAGATTGaggaattgggaagaaaagTTATAAAGCTGCTAAGACAGAATGGGCCTTTTCTAGTTCTTCATCTCAGATATGAAATGGACATGTTAGCATTTTCTGGGTGCACCCAAGGCTGCAATGATGAAGAGGTTGAAGAGTTGACAAGAATGAGGTTAGTCCGTTCTTCTACCGAATGGTGTGGTACTGGTAGATATGCTATGAGTGTGAGAACTTATTCTGATCATTGTTGTGTTGGTAGATATGCTTATCCCTGgtggaaagaaaagattataAACTCTGAgttgaaaaggaaagatgGGTTATGTCCATTAACACCTGAAGAAACTGCACTGACACTGAGAGCACTGGATATTGATCCAAATATCCAGATTTATATTGCTGCTGGAGAAATATATGGTGGGAACAGGAGAATGGCTGCTCTTGCTAAGGCTTTTCCAAAAGTGGTTAGTGTAAATCTCTTAGCTCGGGTCGGTATTTGATCATGTCCTGAAGCCATTTGGATTGTTGAAACAGGTTAGAAAGGAGACATTGTTGGAACCTTCAGAACTTGGGTTCTTCCAGAATCATTCATCTCAGATGGCAGCTTTAGATTATCTAGTTTCGTTGGAAAGTGATATATTCGTTCCTACATTCGACGGAAACATGGCGAAAGTTGTCGAAGGTCATCGCAGGTGGTATATACAGTTTGTGTCATCTTTTGCTTAAAAATTCAAGCTCAGTTACACAATTGTTCATCTGAGAACTGActgtttgtttatgtttttgtaGATTTCTGGGGTTTAAGAAGACAATCTTATTGGACAGAAGGCTGCTTGTAGATCTGATAGATCAATACAACAGAAAACAGCTGAAGTGGGGTGAATTCTCATCTGCAGTGAAAGAAGCTCATGCAGGTCGGTGGGGGAGCCCTACAAAGAGAATGGTGATTCCAGAGAGGCCTAAAGAGGAAGATTATTTCTATTCTAACCCAGAAGAGTGTCTGCAGTTGACAGAGGAGGAAGGATTGAGTAGCAGAAGTGCATGATTGACATAAATATATCTCTAGATTTTATTACGGAagagatatttaaatagagTTTCCCCGCATGCATTCTGGGAACACTATGAGAGgtcaatttcaaaagaatcCAACAGAATCTGTGGAGGACATGTTTTAATGTTATGCCATAATATGCAATACCTGTAtagaacaacaagaacaagaacaagaagaacaagaacaagagcaAAAGCAAGAGCAAGAAGAGAGCAGTTGAAGTTAGAAGATCCTacacagaagaagaaggcacAATTGATCAGCcatctccaattttttttgtttttgtttttgtttttgtttctttctgaTCAGCCATCAATGATGTGATTTCGATATGTTATGTTGTCATGATATACCATAAATAACACTACATTTTCACAGTTACTTTTCTTCCTTCCAGTTCAGTAAGGGTCTCTCTCAGTTATCTGAATTGGCCATTTTGACAGAATAAATAATGGGTTTTCTTCTCTTGATCATCATGCACAGCAGCACCAGAGTGATTTCTTTATAGAACTAATTGTTTTAGTTGGGAATGAAAAATGAGTTATTAAATGCTAGGAGTTGGTAAACGGGGCCTATTTCCTTGAGTTACCAAGTATTATATCCTATCGGTAGTTCTCGAGGATGCTTGATTCTCAGAAAGTGACAGGAGAGTAGTGGCTTGAGGAGATGAGGTCTTattggtttaaaaaaatggatgcTTCTTTATTGGTTGGTTTTTGTCTCCTAATTGGTTTCCTTTGAAGAGTAGGCTTGGAATTTAGGGAAGTGGAACAAAACTTTATCCAAACCACAAAAAGAACCCATGGATTCTTGTTCAGCTTCTTGGGTTGGTAGAAGTAAAACACAGCATTAGAGTCATGGACAAGAAACCTGCCTTCATAATTAAACCAAGCACTAATTTGGAATATATTCCTtcaattattgttaatttttttttgtcacttTTTCACTTGTGTTCCTTGTTGACTATGCCACATTAACTTTTCATTCCTTTTAAACGCCAGTTGATGAAGGAGAAGGCTTTCCATAAAAATGCAATTATAATTtacatagaaaaagaaaaagcggCTTCTCAATGTTATGGTGGAAGCCTTAATTATGACAATAGAAAGAAGAATTTTGGATAATGTTACATACCATTGTGTAGGGTAGGTATCCCTAGAAAAATGAATTAAGCTGGACATAAATTTTGGATAATTGTGTGGTTTTGAAACCAGTGGCAGACGCATGGGAACCcccaaaaaaggaaagagtcGCCcctaaaaaatgaacaaattatGAACGATCACGAAAAGACTGGAATTCTCACACTAGCTTTCGGCAGTCTTGAGCTTCTTTGTGGTTCTCTCAGAATCCTCTgtcgctgaagctctagaGTGCGTGGTTGCCATATCGTTTATGGGAATATCGACATCCTATAAATAATGAAACAGTGTAGCAGAGTCATATAACATGAATATTGTTTTCTAGGCATGAGATCATATGATAAAGTAGAGAAATAAGATCAAGATAGCATCAGATTACCTTATCAATAGATGTTGGAGATACGGCTCTCCTAGTTGCCCGCTTACCGAGTTCTATTTGCACAGAGATCCTGGCCTGCGATAGATCCACTCCAGAACTCTGTAACGCGTGGGTGAGAGTATTTAATAACCTGCAAGCCCAAATCAAAATGTAGTTGATTAGTCGTTCGGTAGTCAAACTGCTGCTTATACAATAAGAATTCCCACCAATATGGTAGATGCTCGGTAACAACCTCTCCacataaacaaatttgaagGCTTATGATTCATATTGAACAAGAACATTAGAGAAATAGTAGATTAAAGAGACTAACGACAGAGATAAGAAGGTCAAATGGCCAAGCTGATAGAAATAACAAAAGCTCACCCTTGAGAATATACACTTGAGATGTTAATGGTGCCCCCTTCAATGGTCAAATCTTGTTCTTTCTGCATTTCACTTGCAACAGCAACATCGCTATTGTGGCATCTGGCCTCACATGACCGGATTTGGGGACGTAATGAGGGATGATCCGTTTCAGATGCAAATTGCTTTGGGTGTTGAGGCACTACACTTCCATCCCGTGTAGATGCATAGAGTTTTGGCGGCACTATCGTGGGAAACGGCAATGCATTACTTGTTCTTCCAGAATGGCGATCGACTGCTTTCAAGGTAGAAGCAGAACCTGTGTCAGAATCTACCACATTATGTGAACTCCCAGGAACAATTGGAGATAACGGAGTATTTTTCTCAACGAACTTTGCTGCTAAAACTAGTGCAGGAACAGAACCACTACTCATCCCTCGAGATTGATCGTTATAAACATCTGCACTCCGTTGGTTGTTTCTCTGTGCAGCCAAAAGGTTAAatgtagaaataaaatttagttgCATAAGGACGATCAATTTACTAAATTGATTAAGACCTTGAGTACAAGCCACATGCAAATTCCTTCATAGACAAATTGCACATATAAAACATGCCGATCCATAAGCTAAAAACTAGAGTAGGCAATCTTTCAAATTACAAATTGAANGAAGCATGCAATTACCAAGGGCACCAGTTTTGCCATTTCACGATTCCATTCTTGGTATGAACCTTCGTACTTTTGGACCTTTTCTTGTAAGAACTGAATGTAATCGACTACCTGAAAAAAAGATTTGCAAAGTCAATAAAATGAAACATGGAAAGAGTAAAGGGAATTAACAAGAAGCGTACCTCTAATAAGAAAGATGCCTTGTCCCTCTTTTGGTCACTATGAGGAATGAGGCCTCTAAGCATTTGAAATCTGTATAATAGGCAGTAAAGATGTTATACAAGAAGTAGTTGGTACCAACCTACAAGAGCAATGCTACCTCTCTTTAatataggagagagaaaagttcATTAGACAAATAAACTTTACAAAGCTAGAGGAGCTACATAAAGACTTTTATACTTATGCCTACTAGCATCTGCTTAGGTATAATTATTACAGAAACTACTGCGAAGAACACTTCAAGAGGGGTGCAGAAAAAAACACTGCATAACATTGTTCATTTCTCGTTCCAATAGAGATTAATCCATAAAGGTATCCCGCCAgagcttaaaaaaaacagCTAGGCTGACACACGAAATTCAACTACTTCGCCCCTGATATAGTCGACAAAGGGGTGTGAATTGTGTAAATTCTATCAATCTATGATTTGGCCATAAGTAATGAAGCTCAAGTTGTAGTCATAAATTGaaatcatgttttaaaatactagTAAATTGCTGTAACGTTCCAAGAATTACAATCCTAATATGAACGTTACAGCAATTTACACTACAGGTTCTGCAAGCTGCCGTCATATTATCGAGTATATAAGCAAATCAGATCAGAAAAAAGGTAATCATCGAAGACGTTCCGTTTGACAGCAATAATTCACTGACCGACTGACAAACGAACAAACTGTAAGTTGAATAATAGAAGAAACGCTTGCCTGTCGTTTATCTTGCTTCTTCTTCGCTGTTCAGTAGCAGAGTGCTTTGATCTAGGAGTGTTCGCCTTTTGATCAGAGCTGTTCCCATCAACTTTAATCCTCAATCCTCCTGCAGAAACATTTCGAAACGTTTTGTAACGAGGAGATGCATTTAATACAGTAAAAAGtagaaatttggaagaatTGTTGTCTGGTATTAGCATAATACCCTTATTGGCGGTAGAGGTCTCTTTCTTGATGACAAAGTCACCATCGTCGTCAAGTTCCTCGTCCTGAGAGGTACTCTTGGCCGACTTGAGCATCTCCATGAAGGTTGGGTTCTTCGTTCCTGTCGGCCTATTAAGATTTCCTTGGAATCAGTTCCAGTTCGAATTTCAGAATGGAactgaaaagaagaaagagagagagagagagagagataaaaacTGACTGAG carries:
- the LOC111780694 gene encoding O-fucosyltransferase 34-like; this translates as MCRVERKKWSLKSSMVMGLKALGESKVEKLKSSMVSPRSKMKLWMIRAMTSILIWTCIVQLTALGETWGPRVLKGWPSCFSQESASVDAFGIIPNKPLPLPPKIVLPPKRVYKNNGYLMVSCNGGLNQMRAAICDMVTIARYLNVTLIVPELDKTSFWADPSEFQDIFDVQHFITSLRDEVRILKELPPRLKKRVEQGRIYSMPPISWSDISYYHNQVLPLIQKYKVVHLNRTDARLANNGQPMEIQKLRCRVNFSALRFTSQIEELGRKVIKLLRQNGPFLVLHLRYEMDMLAFSGCTQGCNDEEVEELTRMRYAYPWWKEKIINSELKRKDGLCPLTPEETALTLRALDIDPNIQIYIAAGEIYGGNRRMAALAKAFPKVVRKETLLEPSELGFFQNHSSQMAALDYLVSLESDIFVPTFDGNMAKVVEGHRRFLGFKKTILLDRRLLVDLIDQYNRKQLKWGEFSSAVKEAHAGRWGSPTKRMVIPERPKEEDYFYSNPEECLQLTEEEGLSSRSA
- the LOC111780693 gene encoding transcription factor BIM1-like, with translation MELPQPRPFGAEGSKSTHDFLSLYTHSSPQLDPRPSQQGGYLKTHDFLQPQERIRKGSTKEEADVETPPPPAPPPSVEHVLPGGIGTYSISHVSYLDQRVLPKPEGSVFTGARSSSSAERNDENSNGSSFAAGGSGFTLWEECASKKGKTGKENIVGDRPHEPRASASQWTASVDRPSQSSSNNHHNAFCCLSSSQPTGTKNPTFMEMLKSAKSTSQDEELDDDGDFVIKKETSTANKGGLRIKVDGNSSDQKANTPRSKHSATEQRRRSKINDRFQMLRGLIPHSDQKRDKASFLLEVVDYIQFLQEKVQKYEGSYQEWNREMAKLVPLRNNQRSADVYNDQSRGMSSGSVPALVLAAKFVEKNTPLSPIVPGSSHNVVDSDTGSASTLKAVDRHSGRTSNALPFPTIVPPKLYASTRDGSVVPQHPKQFASETDHPSLRPQIRSCEARCHNSDVAVASEMQKEQDLTIEGGTINISSVYSQGLLNTLTHALQSSGVDLSQARISVQIELGKRATRRAVSPTSIDKDVDIPINDMATTHSRASATEDSERTTKKLKTAES